The Lycium barbarum isolate Lr01 chromosome 4, ASM1917538v2, whole genome shotgun sequence nucleotide sequence ataaataaataaacaaattaaCCCCGTTTCAAATAAAAAGTCAATAAATTAATGTATTACCTAAAGAAATAAAAAGAATCATGCTTAATTGAATTAAATTAAGAGGAAAAGAATAGTTCAAACATTTCAAATGCAACTTTAATACTAGCTGATCTCAACAAGGAAAAGCAAATGCATAGCCGTCAAAAATGCATCATCACTAAGAAAATTAACTTGAACGGACCATGATTCGTCAACAAGCTTCAAGTATAATCTCAGCAGATTCAATGGTGACAGATTCACCCCCAATTTTTGGGACCAAAGTCACTACAATATTGTCTTCATTTTCCAGGCCAATTTCTTCAAGCAACTCAGTAATGGCCAGCTGAAATCGTTTAATAGTGGCTATATGTGGTTCACTATGGTTCCTCTGAATATGGGGCAAGTTTGTATAACTTCCTGAAAATTCTGCCCTGTTTATCTCATTCCAGTTTGAGTTTTCGTCTGCGTTAAGGAACACATCAAACCTCATTTGCTTTCGCACATCGTACCTGAGATTCTTGAACGTTAACATCTCTTCTTTTGCGTCTTTCTGCTGCTGAGTTCTACCTGTTAAGACATAATATAATTAAATAACTAAAAATGTGTTCTTTGATTATCGTGTAAAGATGCTTAAATGACCATTATTTTGACAAATGTGTTGGAAAAAAAATCGTAACATTTGCCAAAAGAAAAGAAGTTAGTTTTTGATAAAAACTTTAAAAAGCCTCTGAAGTTATTTTAACTTTTTGAAAAACTAGTATTTCACTTGGTTGATATTAAAATAAAATCAGTTTATGTAGAACTTAAAAATATTACAGTATAATTTTGAATTCGGCCTTATTTTGATACAGGAATTAACAATAATTAAAACCACAACATTACTTTACTACTAATTCTCTTTGAACTTTTCCAGTTTTGGTATTACTTATCTTTTACAAACTTATGTTACATAATTCAAATAAGAAAATATTTATACAAGGGAGTATTTAATATTTAATATTAGAACTTCCTACAATTAAATGAGGAAGGATTTAGTAAACAAAATTTAGTTGATTTACAACTCCTAAATTTTAGGGAAGAAAACTCAATTGATGATATTTAATCCAATATGAAATATTTTAAAAGGGTAATTAAAAAGTCGGTCAATATTCCCTTAGAATCTTCGTGTTTTTTATAATAGTACGGATAGACAGTTGACAATACCTGAAGTTGGCCTTTGGATTGAAAATGATATGACTTTGTCCAACTTTGCAATAGGGAATATTTGGGTAGTTGGAGGAAGTAAACCTGCATTGAGCTTGGTCTTGCTTTTCTTGAGTAGCTTATAATTGCGCCATGGAGTTGGCATTGGTTGGTAATCAAATCCCATTTTCCTATTGTCCAATGAGTCACGGACTTTTACGCGAACAGGCTTCTTATTTTCGTCGTAGAAGAAGAACTCAGCATTCAAAAAATCTGAATCATCGATGTCCTTGCGTTTTCCTCCTAATGTATTCCATATTGTCCACATGCGATCTACATTCGCGTGGTGACAATAGAAAGCAGGATCTAAACCTGATGTATAGAAATTCCCCATGTCCTCACCATCCGATTTCTTGTTACCCAAATCAGAACCCACCACTGTGCCAACCCAAATGTGGACAGGAGTATGAGGGATGTTTTCAACAACTCCCTGCCCTGGTTTGGGTCCGGTTTCTATGGTATATGGCTTACCAAAAAATAGTTGTTTACATGGTGAATTGGTAACCATTTGACGAGACATTAGAACCAAGTTATTGCTCATCCTTTGTAAGTCTGTTGCTTGTACATCGTCACCAAAATGAACTAGGTCCAAGATTGCTTCACCGCGATGATCCTTGTTACGTCTTGGGTTGTAAAGATCAGGGTACACATTTGGTTGATCGAACATGGGAGGCAAACGCATTCCCTTTGGATGGTCCCAATTCCAATATGGCAACGCAA carries:
- the LOC132638271 gene encoding polyphenol oxidase E, chloroplastic-like codes for the protein MLKTILLIGEMLLGLGGLCGATINLTTPIPAPTNYCGTAEIKPGLNVPYSCCPPKLDIDPKDIPYYRFPPVSKLRIRPAAHAVDEEYMAKFNLAMTRMKELDVKDPSDPRGFMQQANIHCAYCNGAYKVGDQELQVHYSWLFFPYHRWYLYFYEKILGTLINDTSFALPYWNWDHPKGMRLPPMFDQPNVYPDLYNPRRNKDHRGEAILDLVHFGDDVQATDLQRMSNNLVLMSRQMVTNSPCKQLFFGKPYTIETGPKPGQGVVENIPHTPVHIWVGTVVGSDLGNKKSDGEDMGNFYTSGLDPAFYCHHANVDRMWTIWNTLGGKRKDIDDSDFLNAEFFFYDENKKPVRVKVRDSLDNRKMGFDYQPMPTPWRNYKLLKKSKTKLNAGLLPPTTQIFPIAKLDKVISFSIQRPTSGRTQQQKDAKEEMLTFKNLRYDVRKQMRFDVFLNADENSNWNEINRAEFSGSYTNLPHIQRNHSEPHIATIKRFQLAITELLEEIGLENEDNIVVTLVPKIGGESVTIESAEIILEAC